CAGGTTAGCAGCACAGAAGtacattaaattaaaaaagggGTCTTTTAAGACAGGAGGAAGACAACATCATTAGATAGTCTGGGTCATTGGAAGTACCTAGGCTGTTCTCAATCTGGACAAgtcgcagtatgggcaacaaacaagaggaactggaactcttggttcaccaggaagactatgatgtagttgccattacagaaacgtggtgggacgattctcacaattggagtactgcactggggggttataagctctttaggagagacaggcaagggagaagaggaggaggggtggccctgtatattagggaatcttttgatgcctcagaactcgaggttgcagatgaaaggattgaatgcttatgggttaaaatcagagggaggccacacaaaactgacatcctggttggagtctgttatagaccacccaaccaggatgaggaggccgatgagatattctataagcagctggaagctgtctcaagatcatcagaccttgtccttgtgggggactttaacctaccagacatctgctgggaacttaattcagcagagaggagacagtccagaaggttcctagagtgcatggatgacaacttcctgatgcagctcttaggtgaacctaccaggggcaaggctctgcttgatctgctgttctcaaatagagaagggctggtgggagatgtgatggtcggaggctatctagggtgcagcgaccatgagatagtggagttttcaatatgcagggaaatagggaggagcagtaacagaaccctcactttggactttcggagggcaaacttcaggttgttcaggcaacttattcagaaagttccctgggtaacagcccttaagaagaaaggggtccaggatggttggacctacttcaaacaggagctcttaaaggcacaggaactggcagttcccacatgccgtaagatgagctggcagggaagacgaccggcctggatgagcaaggagctcctgaaggatttaagggaaaaaaagagggtttatcgcctttggaaagggggggaggcaactagtgatatgtttaaggatgttgttagatcatgtagaagaaaaattagagaggcaaaagcacagttagaaattaaactggccgcttctgtgaaagacaacaaaaagcatttttataaatatattaatgctaaaaagaggggcaagaggagcctccactctttattggacgtagagggtaacattgtgactaaggatgaggagaaggctgagattctaaataccttctttgcctccattttcaacagtaaggcaggaggacttcaggataactggcctcctgagctggttgatggggtcaaggagcagtgttgtactcctgaaatccatgtggaattagttcgagacttgttgagtcacttggatattcacaagtccatgggacctgatgggattcatcctagggtgctgaaagagctggcagatgagctggccaagcctctctccatcattttccaccagtcctggctcactggagaggtcccagaagactggaaactggccaatgtgacacccatccacaagaagggacgaacagaagaacctgggaactacaggcctgtcagcctgacctcagtgccagggaaaatcatggagcagattgtcttgggggcaatcactgcgtacctgaaggatagccaaggaatcaggcccagccaacatggatttaggaagggcaggtcctgcctcaccaacctgatctccttctatgatcaggtgaccagcctggtggacgtgggaaaggctgtggatgtagtctacctggacttcagcaaggcctttgacactgtcccccacagcaaactcttggccaaactggcagcctgtggcttggacagcagcactctgcgctgggttaggaactggctggagggccgagcccagagagtggtggtgaatggtgccacatccagctggcagcctgtcactagtggtgtcccccagggatcagtgctgggccccatcctgttcaatatctttattgatgatctggatgaggggtttgagtccatcatcagtaaatttgcagatgacaccaagctgggagcagatgttgatctgttagaaggtaaaagggctctgcagagggaccttgacaggctggacagatgggcagagtccaacaggatggcattcaacaagtccaagtgccgggtgctgcacttcggccacaacaaccccatgcagagctacaggctggggtcagagtggctggagagcagccaggtggaaagggacctgggggtactggttgacagcagcctgaacatgagccagcagtgtgcccaggtggccaagagagccaatggcatcctggcctgcatcaggcatagtttggccagcaggagcagggaggtcattgtacccctgtacacagcactggttaggccacaccttgagtactgtgtccagttctgggcccctcagtttaggaaagatgttgaattgctggagcatgtccagagaagggcagcgaggctggggagaggccttgagcacaagccctatgaggagaggctgagggagctgggactgtttagcctggagaagagaaggctcaggggagacctcattgctgtctacaactacctgaagggaggttgtagccaggtgggggttggtctcttctcccaggcaaccagcaccagaacaagaggacacagtctcaagctgtgccaggggaggtttaggctggaggtgaggagaaagttcttcacagagagagtggttggccattggaatgtgctgcccagggaggtggtggagtcaccatccctggaggtgttcaagaggggattggacgtggcacttggtgccatggtttagatagtcatgaggtgtagggtgacaggttggactcgatgatccttgaggtgtcttccaaccttcttgattcttgaagtCAGTTCCTTTTTTTAGAATAAACACACATTCAACAGCATTTTGGGTGACTTCCATTTCCAGTAATATTGTTGGAACATAGGAAAAGGAGGTACATTTGTCttaagcattttcttctttgaaacagacagcagaaggaaTAGAGAAATTACAGGAGGTAGTGAGTTTAGCAAACCTGCACATAAAACAGGctttcataaaaataaaatgctgcatTTACAGCTGTAAGTGGATCCACCcatataaatttaaaaatacaaagttaCTTTTACTGTGTTTTACTGTTGCTATTTTTCAGTTCAGAGAATGCTCAAGTGCTAGACTTTTAAAGTGGTTAACCTCATTGCATTGCAACCCCAAACTGTTCATGCAGCACTGGGCTTTTACCTCATCATAAGTGAGAAAGTTAAACTTGGCAGTTAGTGAAACCAAAGTGCAGTTGTGCTCTTCACACTGTGTATGTTTTGAGTGGCTTGTAAAAAGAATATAGAAGTTCATGACTCTCCCTGGCAGCTTCTTGAGATGAGTGAAGAAAACACGATCTGCAACATATCTCGCCACAGCCTGGCCCCAAATGAGAAGACAGTTCTTTGTCAGACAGTGGAGAAAAGTCAAAGTCAGCTACCTGCAAAAGAAACATCAGAgagataatttttaatttggGATCCTACTAGCTCAAGTGAGTCCAGCCAAGATATTTTGGGCCAGGAATAGCACTTGGTCCTCGACCAGTGTCAGTCAGTTACCAACTTGAAACAGACTTTTGATTTATACTTGCTGCATACATGGTTCATAGGCAGTCTCTCTAGAGCTATATTATTCATATTGTAGCATGATGTAAAATGTATTAGGTATTTTCCAAAGGGCCCCAAAAGCTGCTTTGATTTCAGAGGTCATGCTTATCACAAATATAGTAAGTCAGAGTAGCAGGTGAAAGCTACACTAGAGATGGATGGGAGCTGGAGAGATAAAGGTCACATACAAGGGTCAGTGCAGCTTTAGGTAACATGCCCACCTTTTGTTACTACCCTGTAACCTCTCTCACTATCTATGCCCCTGCTTTCTTTCATGTAAACAGTCTGAAATATGAAGAGATGATACCTTGATGCAAGCACCTGCTTGGGGATATTAACAAACTGCCCACCATAGCCCTGGCAACTGGAGTTATAGTTCTCTGCAACAAGGCAGAAGTATGCCTGTTGCTTACAGTACTTGGCTACAGAGTTCAGATTTTTCCATGGAACAAATCAGACATACCAGGGAAAAGCACCCTCCCCTTCTGTTTGTCTGGGAATTAAAGAAAGGACATGGCTGAAAAGTATCTAATTGCTATTACAGGTCAAAGTAAGAGTAACTGAATACCTCCACAAGATCTTTTTGTTGTGTGTTACTTCGAAAGGTTGCGTACAGCACCAGTCCTAGCATCCCTGAAACCAGAGTGATACAGAGCAAGACAAAGAAAGTTGGGTGGATTCCTAGAAAAGAGCACAAGGCCATATTCCTGGAGTGATACAATACACTGAGAAGAGATAACAGTAAAAAGGAAATGATGTTTTAAGAGAAGTTTCAGTACATTTTTCAGCCCAGATTACTTCAAGTCTTTCTGAAGTCTCAGAAGTGGGGATGCAGGATTGTGAGGTCTTTCCCTTTTATAACCCTCTTTTCCCTTGACCAGCCTAAAAACCTCTACCTCGTTACCTATGTTAGCCCTAACTCCCCAGGGTGTTTGTACCTCTGTGGTCCTCCAAGAAGACAGGAAGGAACCTCAACTTTAGAGCAGCTAGAAGCCTCCAGCAAAGAGTATTTGCACACTTAGCACTGAATGAACACCAGTGCCTTCTGGAGTGAGCTGCCCTGTCTGTATACAAATGCTGGCCCACTGTGAAATGGTGTAACCACTCTGTATGACAGCCTGCCTGTCCTCTGGTCAACTCCTCTTCACTTGGCCACCTATCTCAGATGATTCTGGCATATGTGAGCATGCCTGAGAGAGCCAGCAGGGATTGATGACTGGAGGCAGAAACCAGTAATGAAATGGAGGCCTAGACAGATCTACCCTTAAAAAAATCTTATCTAATCAAAAAGAAGAACCGAGACTGCTTAATTAAGGGAGTATTACAGACATATATGTTTTCCTAGCTATCCTCTCTAACTACAAGAGCCAAAggatttaaactgaaaaatatgTAATTTAAGTAATTCAGCCTTCCCAGGAAACTCATTAGCTTCAAGATGCTCTTGAGACTTAAGGGTTCATCAGGATTCAAGAAGATCAGAGCAATTACAGCAGGCACATTATAggttctcctttctcttcctctttcctatGCTTTTAGGAATTTACACCATTTTCCAGAAACCTCATCTGCACCCTGGTACATCCATCACTGCCCCTGATGTGTTTGAGAATGTCAGTTCCCTGACAGGTGGGAATCTTCATGTTGCTCCTCACCTGTTGGCCGCACTTTTATTTCATGGTAGGTCTGCAACATCATCACACCCTTCTCCACTCGGACGCTGAGGCAGTACTGTCCAGCATCACTGAAGGTATGGCTGAGATTGTAGCAGGAGCCGTTAATCACCACCAGATGGCATTTCTCACCTTCAAGTGGAATGCACTCAGACTTTATGAGCCAGCATAAGGCCAGTGGTGGGCtgcagggacaaaaaaaaaaaaaaaaaaaaaaaggcaaaatcaaAAATTAGGTGAAAACGTTGCAAGACATTTAGCAAAGAGCTGAGGAATCACATGGGTATGATAGCATAATAATTCTGAAAAGAATAAagttaatttaaataaaaatagaggAGTTAACTGCACTAGTATTTGCTATAAAGCATGCTagatgaagaagttctttgtgATGCTTCTGTAAAAGCAAGCCTTTCAGCTGAGAGCTAAATACCTGTGTGGGTCATTGGCAGGTCATTGTGTATAGAAAACCCTGAAGTCCTTCACCAATAAAGGTAaaaggaatatatttttttaactttcactTCCAATAGAATATAGGTTGGTTGTTCTTCTCACTGTGCTACTGAAGCATACACAAAGACTTTTCTGattaaaataaaccccacaaccaaaagggaaaagaatgtAAGATGAGCTCTGTACAACACACTAATAGCTGGAAAAGGTAATTAAATTGCAAGGATCACAATACTCCCTTACAAGAATAAAAAGGTTTTCATTTGCTATCAGGCAATCTAGGTGCAATCCACTTCTCACCACATCTAGTTGATGCCTTTTATTTACATTGATTCTGACAACAGAGCTTTTCTTCACCCCATCTTATTGGCATTTTGTTCCTTATCTCTTTAGGGCATTCTCTGCTAAAGACAGCAGCATGTTTGTATGCTTACCTAATTTTTCTAGCTTTGTTTTTGATAATCCACCTCTCAAGCCTTTGTCATTGCTTCTTTATCATAAGCTCCTATTGCATCAGTCCTGTGGCCAGGAGATTAGGTCTGGCAAATATTGTCCATCCTGACACCAAGCCTGCTTTTAGGGATGTCAGGTTTGCTTGTAATGGTTTTTTGGCTGTTCATATTGTACATCATCTCCAGTTGCCACTCCTGCTAATGTGCCATTCACTTTCAGAATGCAAGCTGTCTATGAGGACTATTTATGACTTTGAAAAATGATTCTGCACTGAGTGCTGCTCCCTCCATCCCACAGCCTTGCCAACAGAcctgttttttaaaattattttttaaatccagcATTAGCCTTAACAGCCCCTAGTAACAAACCATGAAATTGTTCCACTTCTGGGGAATAAATAACTTCTATGGTTATGGGATTTTTATGTTGATGGAGCTTTCTGAGATTTTCAATGGTATTTAGAATGCCTCTGCCATGCAAAAATGCTCTGATGCATCTAAATACTACAGCTTTTGAGAGCTTGTGCTAGGACTAAGGTGCTCATGACTCTCCTATGTGCCcataaggaaaaagttcttcactttgagtgtggcagagcactgaaacaggctgcccatggaggctgtggagtctttgcctctggaggcattcaacactcacctggatgtgttcctgtgtgacttactctaagtgaccctgctctagcaggggagttgTACTAGATCATCAccctaggtcccttccaagtcctatcattctatgactctgtgataaTCTTCACTGCATGGAGCCTCTCTGTCTTATTTGAGGTAATCTTAACTTTGCCAAAATGATTCATCAAATGCATTACTCTCATGTGCCAATCAAGGATCACTGCTATGCAACAAGACTCTGAGTACAGTTTAATTTAATGGTGGGGAAACTGATCAAGGCAAAAAATTCAAAGGGAAGTTTAAAACATACTTCCCCCCGCTATCTTTCTTTGGTTAGTTCTCTTATAATATTCTTTTTACAAAGATAGAAAGATAACATTTGTTTTATACAGGAAGATTCtacttttctgtatttctctttcaGATTCTTAGAGTGCATGGTATTTCAACTCAGGAAAAGGCAATATTCAACAGTATTTTGttcaaaggaaatgttttttttttgttgttttaagaaACCGTTCTGTGGGGTGAAATTGACTCTTTTAAGGAAAGAGTGAGGAAAAACACTTAAAAAGACAATGCCTTTGGAGAAAGAAGTTCTGTTTGCCACTTACGTGCCATTGATATGAAGAGATAAACTCAAATTTTCCATTACGTGAGTCTCTCTGGAGCCCACTACATCAATACTTTTAACAGCAtctgagaggaagaaaaaaaagtgtctcACACTCCACATGTAATCTTGGAACTCACTGTTTTTCCAGTACAGATTTGTTTTCATAGACTTCACAGATTTTAGCTCCATCAGGCACACAAATAATAACAGCTGTCTTGAACCCAAAAAGAAAACCTTCCAGTAGAGTTCTaagttttctggattttttttttgtgatttcttcctaatatatAATCAACTACTTTATTAATCCTTTACAATTTTACTTGTGTTTATTAACTCCTGATGTTGATTGATTCAAACAGACTTTCGAAATGCTTATTGTAACTAATTCATTTTTAGGGCTTGCTAGCATAAATTAAACAAATCCTCCCTAAGTCACAGCAAACATTGAATTGTAAGTTTCATGTGTATATGAGACTTTTACAAAAGACAGTAAGACTTTGGtaaatggaaaagaaactgaagacCTTACATATTTCCCTCCATTCTTTGCttcaccagcacagcacagagtaATTTTGCAATGGAAACGCTTCACTGAATAATGTTGACCAGCCCTTGCATGTAAAACAATGCTGAAGTTGTATTGTCACACCAAAGGTAGACTGTATCTGTATGCATATAGccagttttgttttcagtatgCAGATTGTTTTATAATTACCTAACAGCTCCAGAGCAGTGGTAAAATCACCAGTTTTCTGCACCGTTTCTCTTTCGTGTACAATGCTCCCAACTTGCTCCCATTCAGCTATGACTTTCAGATGCACTGTGCCATTCTCCAGGGTAGAGTAGTTATAGTAGACAAAGGGTTCCTTGGTAATCTGATAAACTCTGTGTGCAACACAAAGATTTAGAATCAAAACTGCCTTTTATCAAGTGCTTGcatatttctattttaaaaaggGATAAGCTCTAATATAATTTCTTTATAGACAATGCTATGGTCAGCTGTGATTCTGATCTTACTTTGTCTGTATCAGTGAGGATTAATGTTTTTGGTATTATCAATAGAATAAAAATCAGTGTTAAGACCCAGTGTCTATTTATGGGCTTTCAATCAAAGAAACCAAAGGTAATGGTAAAAGAATTCACAAAATGGAGTAAGACTAGTCAGTAAATAATGGAAACCGCCTTTATAGCAGGCAGAATATAAGCAAACTGAAGCACAAAAATGGGAGAAAAACTAATTAAATAATTAGTGTTCAAACACTAAAGCTTACATTTCTCTTTGTGTACACTTATTTGACATATATTCAtcctcagaaaaggaaaataactgaATGTCTgttttgctctctgctgcagagtgGCTTTATCCACGTTCCCATGGTTTTACTTCTGACGTTTCTGAGCTATGTTAGGTTTTCCCCCATCCCCCTCTGTTTTGTTATTAGGCAAGCTTTAGGTGTATGCTGATGTACACCTCCATATTATTTGAGAGACCTATCCATGTTCAAAAGCTCCTCAGCAGGCTGTGGTGTATTTATGAGCTGCTGGTCATGGTGACCAGCTACTCATAGACCTGGAACAGAAGCTGTAGCTACTTACTGCTCAATCACACAACAACGTACTGCTTCTATTCTCCTTTCTATTTTAATTCAGTTCAGCTCATTGCACGCACAGTAACACACCTAAGCATAtttgaacaaaatatttttgtgagtATGCAGTGAGTCCTGTGCCCAAGTTTTCATAATTCACCTGGCTGAGATGCTATGGATGTACCAACTCATGAAGATGTGCACTTTGTTCTACAGATGTAATCAGGACTTCTCTCTAGATGAGCCTCTCAGTCCAAACCATCTTGAATTCTcattaaagcaaacaaagcaaccACACCTACCCATCTCCAAAGTCCCAGTTGTAGACAAATGATGCTGACTTGAAGTAATTACTTGGATCATGAAGAGAGAAGGACACCCGAGTCACAGAGCCCGTGCTGGAACTAGAACCATGCGTGATAATTCTGCTGTCTTCTATCTGGGCAACGGTAAGATTCCCTGTGATAAATTCTGCAGAATAAGAAGATAGGAAAAGGATGACAGCATATATCACTTTTAAAGCATACTCCATCTGAGTATTAAAATATTACTTAAAATGCACTGCTTAAATCTGTGTGCCAGGGTGTGTTTTATAGCCACTACTCAGTGTTGTTACATGTGTTAGCAAGGCAGGGAGATTAAATTGCTTATTTAGGGTTATAGAATGGGTCATGATAAAGCTTCTAATAAAGCTAAGAGAAATAATCCCGAACGTACCAATTTTTACTATTGATTTGGAAAGAAGTGGGATTGACACCAGGTATCTAGAGCAAAAAATTCAGATTCCAAATAGTCTACATACCCTTCATgatttgggttgtgttttttgtttggtttgtgcattttttttatgttgctgatttttggggtttatttttagcTACTTCCACAGAAATGACAATTTGCCTACTGTGAATAACAGATGTGCTACAGATTGTGAATACAGAAATGGTGACATTTTGATTTTGATGTCTGCAAGAGATCCTATGCTCCAGTTTCTTCTTCAGGTCTGGCAACAGCTGCTcttgaaaaaaatctctctaACCTATGAAGAAAGAGGTATTATGATGACATACTTACCAGTTTGCTATAAAACTAATAGGATATTAATTACCACTAACAGATTTAGGATTCATTAAACTGGGTTAACTGCACAAATAAGAATCAtgatttctgctttaaaatggAGCTTGTAAT
This DNA window, taken from Indicator indicator isolate 239-I01 chromosome 22, UM_Iind_1.1, whole genome shotgun sequence, encodes the following:
- the TMEM130 gene encoding transmembrane protein 130, with product MLRLTCMLLRLTCVLLLLLRRAELAAADYDLEITNNSPITSGAQATIHASLSMKNDSDTSNLFHFNWIYAPLILIEKSEQRLNSVINVTSEFPGIYPVSVWVTHRNCWLCRPVARNVTMLQITEFITGNLTVAQIEDSRIITHGSSSSTGSVTRVSFSLHDPSNYFKSASFVYNWDFGDGVYQITKEPFVYYNYSTLENGTVHLKVIAEWEQVGSIVHERETVQKTGDFTTALELLDAVKSIDVVGSRETHVMENLSLSLHINGTPPLALCWLIKSECIPLEGEKCHLVVINGSCYNLSHTFSDAGQYCLSVRVEKGVMMLQTYHEIKVRPTGIHPTFFVLLCITLVSGMLGLVLYATFRSNTQQKDLVEVADFDFSPLSDKELSSHLGPGCGEICCRSCFLHSSQEAARESHELLYSFYKPLKTYTV